The Chelatococcus sp. HY11 genome includes a window with the following:
- a CDS encoding urease subunit alpha: MSQISRQQYADLYGPTVGDKIRLGNTDLYVEIEKDLRAVYGDELQYGGGKTLRDGMGSENQLTQEAGCLDLVITNVTVLEPTLGVVKADVGIRNGRIVGLGKAGNPATMEGVTPGLVTGAATDAISGEHLILTAGGMDTHVHYISPQQVYAALSNGITTLWGGGIGPVDGSNGVTTTNGPWNLEMMLRSIEGLPINFGLLGKGNSTGKGPMIEQLLGGAAGFKVHEDYGATPSAIRACLSVADEYDVSVAVHTDTLNEAGYVEDTIAAFDGRTIHTFHSEGAGGGHAPDLLKVVGQRNVLPSSTNPTLPCGQNSVAELFDMIMVCHNLNPKIPSDVAFAESRVRSETIVAESVLHDLGAISMIGSDSQAMGRIGESFLRSIQTADAMKKARGPLVEDAPGNDNFRVLRYIAKVTINPCITAGVAHEVGSIAPGKFADLVLWEPAFFGAKPKLVLKGGFVAWANMGDPNASLPTPQPMYYRPMFGAFGSAMPKTSLTFVSRAAYDANIGERLGLQRVVSPVSSTRVLGKHHMVLNDYLPNIDVNPETFAVTIDGTHVTVEPPKSIALNQLYFFS; the protein is encoded by the coding sequence ATGTCGCAAATTTCACGTCAACAGTACGCGGATCTCTACGGGCCGACCGTTGGTGACAAGATTCGCCTTGGCAATACCGATCTCTATGTCGAGATCGAAAAGGATCTTCGGGCTGTCTATGGTGACGAGCTCCAGTATGGCGGTGGCAAGACACTGCGCGACGGCATGGGCTCCGAGAACCAGCTGACCCAGGAGGCCGGCTGTCTCGACCTCGTTATCACCAACGTTACCGTTCTCGAGCCCACTCTCGGCGTCGTGAAGGCTGACGTCGGCATCCGCAACGGCCGCATCGTTGGCCTTGGCAAGGCGGGCAACCCTGCGACGATGGAAGGCGTCACGCCTGGCCTCGTCACCGGCGCCGCCACAGACGCGATCTCGGGCGAGCATCTGATTCTGACCGCTGGCGGCATGGACACCCATGTCCACTACATCTCGCCCCAGCAGGTCTATGCGGCATTGTCGAACGGCATTACCACGCTGTGGGGCGGCGGTATCGGCCCGGTGGACGGCTCGAACGGCGTCACCACGACGAACGGGCCGTGGAACCTCGAAATGATGCTGCGGTCCATCGAAGGCCTGCCGATCAATTTCGGCCTGCTGGGCAAGGGCAACTCGACGGGTAAGGGCCCCATGATCGAGCAGCTCCTGGGCGGCGCTGCCGGTTTCAAGGTTCACGAGGACTACGGCGCCACCCCGTCAGCCATTCGCGCCTGCCTTTCGGTCGCTGACGAATACGACGTCTCGGTCGCGGTGCACACCGACACCCTGAACGAAGCCGGCTATGTGGAAGACACGATCGCCGCCTTCGACGGCCGCACCATTCACACCTTCCATTCGGAAGGCGCGGGCGGCGGTCACGCCCCCGACCTGCTGAAGGTCGTCGGCCAGCGCAATGTTCTCCCGAGCTCGACCAACCCGACCCTGCCCTGCGGGCAGAATTCGGTGGCCGAACTCTTCGACATGATCATGGTCTGCCACAATCTCAATCCGAAGATCCCGTCCGACGTGGCCTTCGCCGAAAGCCGCGTGCGCTCGGAGACGATCGTGGCCGAGAGCGTGCTGCATGACCTCGGCGCGATCTCGATGATCGGCAGCGACTCGCAGGCCATGGGACGCATCGGCGAAAGTTTCCTGCGCTCCATTCAAACTGCCGATGCCATGAAGAAGGCGCGCGGTCCGCTGGTGGAAGACGCGCCAGGCAACGACAATTTCCGCGTGCTGCGGTATATCGCCAAGGTCACGATCAACCCGTGCATCACCGCCGGTGTCGCCCATGAGGTGGGCTCGATCGCTCCCGGCAAATTCGCGGACCTGGTCCTTTGGGAGCCGGCCTTCTTCGGCGCCAAGCCAAAGCTGGTGCTGAAGGGTGGTTTCGTCGCCTGGGCCAACATGGGCGACCCAAATGCCTCGCTGCCGACCCCGCAGCCGATGTATTATCGGCCGATGTTCGGTGCCTTCGGCTCCGCGATGCCGAAGACCTCTCTCACCTTCGTCTCGCGTGCTGCCTATGACGCGAATATCGGTGAGCGCCTGGGCCTGCAGCGCGTCGTCAGCCCGGTCTCTTCGACGCGTGTCCTCGGCAAGCATCACATGGTGCTCAACGACTACCTGCCGAATATCGACGTCAACCCGGAGACCTTCGCCGTCACTATCGACGGTACGCATGTGACGGTCGAGCCGCCCAAGAGCATCGCGCTTAACCAGCTCTACTTCTTCAGTTAA
- a CDS encoding urease subunit beta: MAKNPSKQTSPAPKKAAAPIPKKAPGPAPTPVGGYVLASDPIEINPGRPRTKLAVRNTGDRPIQVGSHFHFFETNRYLEFDRAAAFGQRLDIPANTAVRFEPGDEKEVTLVPYAGKQFIFGFNGLVDGWTGSGPAPGYSPNRDASIAKAAELGFKSRAQTKKSAK; this comes from the coding sequence TTGGCAAAGAATCCGTCGAAGCAAACCTCTCCTGCTCCCAAGAAGGCCGCAGCTCCAATACCCAAGAAGGCGCCAGGTCCCGCGCCGACACCGGTTGGCGGCTATGTTCTTGCCTCGGACCCGATCGAGATCAATCCGGGCCGGCCGCGTACGAAGCTTGCGGTGCGCAATACAGGCGACCGCCCCATCCAGGTTGGATCGCATTTCCACTTCTTCGAGACGAACCGGTATCTGGAATTCGACCGCGCCGCCGCCTTCGGCCAGCGCCTCGACATCCCAGCGAATACGGCCGTGCGTTTCGAGCCCGGCGACGAGAAGGAAGTGACGCTGGTTCCCTACGCGGGCAAGCAATTCATCTTCGGCTTCAATGGTTTGGTGGACGGTTGGACAGGCTCCGGGCCGGCGCCCGGCTATAGCCCGAACCGGGATGCGTCGATCGCCAAGGCGGCGGAGCTCGGCTTCAAGTCACGGGCTCAGACGAAGAAGTCTGCGAAGTAA
- a CDS encoding urease subunit gamma, producing MHLTPREFDKLLIHMMADVALKRKAKGLKLNHPESVAVLSAYVLEGAREGKTVEEVMDGARNVLKAEDVMEGVTDLISLIQVEAVFLDGSRLVSLHSPIV from the coding sequence ATGCATCTGACACCGCGGGAGTTCGACAAGCTGCTGATCCATATGATGGCCGATGTTGCGCTGAAGCGTAAGGCCAAGGGTCTCAAGCTCAATCACCCGGAATCGGTGGCCGTGCTGTCGGCCTATGTTCTCGAGGGCGCGCGCGAGGGCAAGACCGTCGAGGAAGTGATGGACGGGGCCCGCAACGTCCTCAAGGCGGAGGACGTGATGGAAGGTGTCACCGATCTCATTTCGCTGATTCAAGTCGAAGCCGTCTTCCTCGACGGAAGCCGCCTCGTCAGCCTGCACAGCCCCATCGTCTGA
- a CDS encoding FUSC family protein: protein MRTGSDQHANARTYRPPGWLRNVARLNPNTAWPWRHSIRIAIAVAVPLLVGHFTDLRDPALLVCLGALLNSVKVQSDSYLARLQRQLIAAPIAGLGYVVGATVAGHGALSLILLVGIAFASGLISGYGAAFSTAAMQMLVLAIIGASVHSDAPLWLPPLLFMGGSAFAAALLGCEALLDRRLPERATLAHIVNAMARVADAEPQAPGSKGPPDTATPIERARRGLTDAIAKGYAGLLDSRRGDEGPSDRQERSAAILSTMELISAEIVGNADDRGLMHSVAARLNQIAQALTERHEPPPPSYARPATCRLLRYIDRLTEELWPSSAVDATPAPLSAPHAAARVPRRLSIPSYELLHGKLVLGREVVLAAAQLALCIGIAVVAERHAPGARSYWIPLTVAIVLKPDFGSVFVRAVQRSIGTVAGVAIGVAIMTLLPKGLILIVVMTVLAAAIPWAGLRGYALQCTFLTPFVLIMIDVSTPGATVDYAAQRLVDTVLGAAITLVFGYLIWPRSPGAHIGKSFAAAMQAVADYLAAAGRGANGNDNDLMAARRAAYHSLSNVRTTLQRALSEPPPASSEAAAWFPVIVNAERLCDHITRFVETRHEQDPVEDERAIAARVAVLRSLKAAAHPGNQRDASALPQPPSDDGGAINDIDFEINRLSHLLHAVRTPSRHARRH from the coding sequence GTGAGGACGGGTAGCGACCAACACGCCAACGCCAGGACGTACCGGCCACCCGGTTGGCTGCGCAATGTGGCGCGGCTTAATCCCAACACGGCTTGGCCTTGGCGCCATTCCATCCGGATTGCAATCGCGGTGGCGGTGCCGTTGCTCGTCGGTCATTTCACCGACTTGAGAGATCCGGCGCTGCTCGTCTGCCTCGGGGCTTTGCTCAACTCCGTCAAGGTGCAGTCCGACTCCTATCTCGCGCGCCTGCAACGGCAGTTGATCGCGGCGCCCATCGCGGGTCTTGGTTATGTGGTCGGCGCCACCGTTGCCGGCCATGGGGCGCTGAGCCTCATTCTTCTCGTCGGAATCGCCTTTGCCTCCGGGCTGATCAGCGGATACGGCGCCGCGTTCTCGACGGCCGCGATGCAGATGCTCGTGCTCGCCATCATCGGCGCGAGCGTACATTCCGACGCACCGCTATGGCTCCCGCCGCTGCTTTTCATGGGCGGCAGTGCGTTTGCAGCCGCTCTTTTGGGTTGCGAGGCCTTGCTGGATCGGCGCCTGCCGGAGCGAGCGACCCTGGCGCATATCGTGAACGCGATGGCCCGGGTGGCCGACGCGGAACCCCAGGCGCCTGGCAGCAAGGGCCCGCCGGATACGGCAACACCGATCGAGAGGGCACGGCGCGGCCTCACCGATGCGATCGCCAAGGGCTATGCGGGCTTGCTCGACTCGCGGCGCGGCGACGAAGGCCCGTCCGACAGGCAGGAGCGAAGCGCCGCGATCCTCTCGACGATGGAGCTGATTTCTGCCGAGATCGTCGGCAATGCCGATGACCGAGGCCTGATGCATTCTGTCGCTGCCCGGCTGAACCAGATCGCCCAAGCGCTGACCGAACGCCATGAGCCACCACCGCCCTCCTATGCGCGCCCTGCCACGTGTCGCTTGCTTCGCTATATCGACCGGTTGACCGAAGAGCTATGGCCTTCCTCGGCCGTGGACGCTACGCCTGCACCGCTCTCAGCCCCGCATGCGGCCGCCCGCGTCCCGCGGCGGCTGAGCATTCCTTCCTACGAGCTATTGCACGGCAAGCTCGTGCTCGGCCGCGAGGTCGTCCTCGCCGCTGCGCAGTTGGCATTGTGCATAGGCATAGCCGTCGTTGCGGAGCGTCACGCGCCGGGCGCGCGCTCCTACTGGATCCCGCTGACGGTCGCGATCGTTCTCAAGCCGGATTTCGGGTCGGTTTTCGTCCGCGCCGTTCAGCGCAGCATTGGCACTGTGGCTGGCGTGGCCATTGGCGTTGCCATCATGACCTTGCTTCCAAAAGGCCTGATCCTGATCGTCGTGATGACCGTATTGGCGGCTGCTATCCCGTGGGCCGGCTTGCGGGGCTATGCGCTGCAATGCACTTTCTTGACCCCCTTTGTCCTCATCATGATCGATGTGAGTACACCAGGCGCTACCGTGGACTACGCCGCGCAGCGCCTCGTCGACACCGTGCTGGGCGCCGCTATCACATTGGTTTTCGGCTATCTCATCTGGCCACGCTCGCCCGGAGCGCATATCGGAAAATCGTTCGCTGCCGCGATGCAGGCCGTCGCGGACTATCTCGCTGCGGCCGGCCGCGGGGCCAACGGCAACGACAACGATCTGATGGCCGCGCGGAGGGCGGCATATCACAGCCTCTCCAACGTCCGCACCACGTTGCAGCGAGCGTTGTCGGAGCCTCCACCCGCGAGCAGCGAAGCTGCCGCATGGTTCCCTGTGATCGTCAATGCCGAGCGCCTGTGCGATCACATCACGCGCTTTGTGGAAACCCGCCATGAACAGGATCCGGTTGAGGACGAGCGCGCGATTGCAGCGCGCGTCGCCGTACTTCGCTCTCTGAAAGCGGCTGCTCATCCGGGGAACCAACGTGATGCGTCGGCCCTTCCCCAGCCCCCGAGCGACGATGGCGGAGCAATTAACGATATCGATTTCGAGATCAACCGATTGAGCCATCTGCTCCATGCAGTTCGTACCCCAAGTCGGCATGCTCGCCGGCATTGA
- a CDS encoding YtcA family lipoprotein, with amino-acid sequence MLAALLPLAGCTPAAAPSIPLFGAYFPAWLACAVAGILGAVILRVVFVQIGVDDVLPWRLLVYVCLALAIAFAFSRFVFGR; translated from the coding sequence ATGCTCGCGGCTCTTCTTCCTTTGGCAGGCTGCACACCCGCGGCGGCGCCGTCGATTCCGTTGTTCGGAGCTTATTTTCCGGCGTGGTTGGCCTGCGCCGTGGCTGGCATTCTCGGCGCTGTCATCCTACGCGTGGTCTTCGTCCAGATCGGCGTTGACGACGTCCTGCCCTGGCGTCTGCTGGTCTACGTCTGCCTGGCGCTGGCTATCGCTTTCGCGTTCTCGCGCTTCGTCTTCGGACGCTGA
- the mdtN gene encoding multidrug transporter subunit MdtN: protein MAGSRKTSPSNAFGGIVAVIVVAAAAFLGWRYINKADSNPLSEDAVLQADLVQISSTVPGRIIRLAVKENDRVKKGDLLFAIDPQAYELAVEQATADLRIAEAALATQERTIQAEASNAAIAGEQVVRARANLALATQTLDRLTALRPKGYVTAQQVDDAATAKRDAEVSLRQALAQVEAAKALVNSADAAEALVQARKAALGLAKRNLAETEIRAPHDGLVAGLRTATGEFVITGQSVFTLIDTGRWFASAAFRETDLRNITVGSCATVYAMADRSVAMEGVVEGIGWGVSSEELLPIPRNLPYVPKTLNWVRVSQRFPVRVRIDQPPDDLMRVGASAVVIVHSDQRC, encoded by the coding sequence ATGGCCGGATCGCGCAAGACGAGCCCTTCCAACGCCTTCGGCGGGATCGTGGCGGTCATCGTAGTGGCGGCGGCCGCCTTCCTCGGCTGGCGCTACATCAACAAGGCCGACAGCAATCCATTGTCCGAGGATGCGGTGTTGCAGGCCGATCTCGTGCAGATCTCATCGACGGTGCCGGGGCGCATTATACGGCTGGCCGTGAAGGAAAACGATCGCGTGAAGAAGGGAGATCTTCTCTTCGCGATCGATCCTCAGGCTTACGAGCTCGCCGTGGAGCAGGCGACCGCAGATCTGCGCATCGCCGAGGCCGCGCTCGCGACTCAGGAGCGCACCATCCAAGCGGAGGCCTCCAACGCCGCCATCGCCGGCGAGCAGGTGGTCCGCGCGAGGGCCAATCTGGCTCTGGCGACGCAGACGCTCGATCGCCTCACAGCGCTGCGGCCCAAGGGTTACGTCACCGCGCAGCAGGTCGATGATGCCGCCACCGCCAAGCGCGATGCCGAAGTCAGCCTGAGGCAGGCCCTTGCGCAGGTGGAGGCCGCGAAGGCGCTCGTCAACAGCGCCGATGCCGCCGAGGCGTTGGTGCAGGCGCGGAAGGCCGCGCTGGGCTTGGCCAAGCGCAATCTTGCAGAGACGGAGATCCGGGCGCCGCACGACGGGCTCGTCGCCGGTTTGCGCACAGCGACGGGCGAATTCGTCATAACCGGGCAATCGGTCTTCACCCTCATCGACACGGGAAGATGGTTTGCGTCCGCCGCGTTCCGCGAGACAGACCTGCGAAACATCACCGTCGGCAGCTGTGCGACCGTCTATGCGATGGCGGATCGCTCGGTCGCCATGGAAGGCGTCGTCGAGGGCATCGGGTGGGGCGTGAGTTCGGAGGAGCTGCTGCCGATACCCCGGAATCTGCCTTACGTGCCCAAGACCTTAAACTGGGTCCGTGTGTCGCAGCGTTTTCCGGTTAGGGTCCGGATTGATCAACCCCCGGATGATCTGATGCGCGTCGGCGCTTCGGCTGTCGTCATCGTTCACAGCGACCAGCGCTGCTGA
- a CDS encoding FUSC family protein, whose amino-acid sequence MTWRIALLCALVAAVAMLYKVPEPAIGCYLIIYLMKPNAGVNIALGIGASILVTVVVAVVLVLVRWTIDVPALRLATMALAAFSLVFLGSVSRLGPLGSDMALVVTFALSLTADVPVAELATRGLLYAWQMVTMPMALMVVFNLVVGWTPARLLAATLQERLETASDALERGDVSGVRALLREGNGDPQQMALLTRLFHYVPATRGMWLSQAADSTYRLLLAIAALPRSLAPEWRSRLAADCRLAIAAIREKARGKAETSWTAPDAKQVSSDPAVSVAVRAVEALALPARSWAPVPKEPFFAQDALSNPDHQRFALKTAAAAMACYLIYTGIDWQGIHTAMITCFVAALGTTAETVHKLALRIVGCLIGAAMGIAAILFVIPNITSVGGLMVLVFAGILPAAWVSTGNERISYGGVQIGLAFLLTILQGFEPSLDMDSARDRIVGILLGNVMVYVVFTQIWPVGVIHGVKQQLADAFGALAQLARRGTGEISAATNDAAKAEAQLEAAMNSLALALFEPRHQRPGAMQIERLGEVIAEAKAVVPKLFVLGAPDWDVDGPSPDNEDTVAKMPGTAEERMVLASRFARLSRDIHDLSVPNEPPQGQKNTADHLRPDLSLCNTVPEHVDRIEDLLGGLGRDVG is encoded by the coding sequence ATGACGTGGCGTATCGCGCTCCTCTGCGCGCTCGTGGCGGCCGTCGCGATGCTCTACAAGGTTCCCGAGCCGGCTATCGGTTGCTATCTCATCATCTATCTCATGAAGCCTAACGCGGGCGTGAATATCGCGCTTGGGATCGGCGCGTCCATTCTCGTGACCGTGGTCGTGGCTGTGGTCCTCGTCCTGGTCCGTTGGACCATCGACGTCCCCGCGTTACGGCTGGCGACGATGGCGCTGGCGGCCTTTTCCCTTGTTTTCCTTGGTTCGGTCAGCCGTCTCGGTCCCCTCGGGTCGGACATGGCGCTGGTGGTGACATTCGCGCTCAGCCTCACGGCGGATGTACCCGTGGCCGAATTGGCCACCAGAGGTTTGCTCTACGCCTGGCAGATGGTGACCATGCCGATGGCCCTCATGGTCGTTTTTAATCTGGTGGTGGGATGGACGCCCGCCCGACTGCTCGCGGCGACGTTGCAGGAGCGGCTGGAGACGGCATCCGACGCGCTCGAGCGCGGCGATGTTTCCGGCGTGCGGGCCCTTCTGCGCGAGGGCAACGGCGACCCGCAGCAGATGGCGTTGCTGACGCGGCTTTTTCACTACGTGCCCGCGACGCGGGGCATGTGGCTGTCACAGGCCGCGGACAGCACCTACCGTCTGCTGCTCGCGATTGCCGCGCTTCCGCGGTCGCTCGCGCCGGAATGGCGTAGCCGCCTCGCGGCGGATTGCCGGCTTGCCATCGCGGCGATCAGGGAGAAGGCGAGGGGCAAAGCGGAGACCTCCTGGACAGCCCCGGACGCAAAGCAGGTGTCGTCCGATCCGGCAGTCAGCGTCGCCGTACGCGCCGTCGAGGCTCTCGCCTTGCCCGCCCGGAGCTGGGCGCCGGTGCCGAAGGAGCCCTTCTTCGCGCAGGATGCGCTGAGCAATCCTGACCACCAGCGCTTTGCCCTGAAGACCGCCGCGGCCGCGATGGCCTGCTATCTCATTTACACGGGCATAGACTGGCAGGGCATCCACACCGCGATGATCACGTGCTTCGTGGCGGCGCTGGGGACAACGGCCGAGACCGTTCACAAGCTCGCCCTGCGCATCGTGGGATGCTTGATCGGCGCGGCGATGGGCATCGCGGCGATCCTGTTCGTCATTCCCAACATCACGTCGGTTGGCGGCCTGATGGTTCTCGTCTTCGCCGGCATCCTGCCGGCTGCCTGGGTATCCACCGGCAATGAGCGGATCTCCTATGGCGGCGTTCAGATCGGGCTCGCGTTTCTTCTGACCATTCTTCAAGGCTTCGAGCCGAGCCTCGACATGGATTCCGCCAGAGACCGGATCGTCGGCATCCTCCTCGGCAATGTGATGGTCTATGTCGTCTTCACCCAAATCTGGCCGGTCGGTGTCATCCACGGCGTCAAGCAGCAGCTCGCGGATGCTTTCGGGGCCCTGGCGCAACTTGCACGACGAGGTACAGGGGAGATTTCGGCCGCGACCAACGACGCCGCCAAGGCCGAGGCCCAGCTGGAGGCGGCCATGAACAGTCTGGCGCTCGCCCTGTTCGAACCCCGCCACCAGCGCCCGGGTGCCATGCAGATTGAACGTCTGGGGGAGGTGATCGCGGAAGCGAAAGCCGTTGTTCCGAAGCTGTTCGTCCTTGGCGCACCCGACTGGGACGTTGACGGACCTTCGCCCGACAATGAAGACACCGTCGCGAAGATGCCCGGTACGGCGGAAGAGCGGATGGTTTTGGCAAGTCGTTTCGCGCGGTTGTCCCGCGACATTCACGACCTCTCGGTGCCAAATGAGCCACCGCAAGGTCAAAAAAACACCGCGGATCATTTACGGCCTGACCTTAGCCTGTGTAATACAGTTCCAGAACATGTCGATCGGATAGAGGATCTCCTCGGCGGGCTGGGGCGCGATGTCGGTTAA
- a CDS encoding TolC family protein, giving the protein MAALVAGCASNAESLAPASPTQPWTPGNRSGSSLLPSKGGQGSTGTDAQARDFSVLGNPAVADMPPPPQTQAGKVYQLPELIDIAARNNPTTRVAWEHARQSALAVGIAEATFLPSISANAVGGVQSTETPVQALGVQRYLDTTARGVTSSLAFQWLLFDFGQRSAVVDAAKQVSFAANVMFNASHQRLIFSVTQTYYQYGAARTRVDIAEQTLRNSRAIYAAAVQREKGGIGTTVEVAQARQQVAQSELRRVVAQGQEQDAYQALLGAMGVSPTLAIKVANAGNRRLPSAVNLPMDDMIKLALRRRPDVLASYATIKASEAGVDAAKADYLPKVFVAGGVATGSGSFNASGLPTIGQQTSATGVLVGATMPLFDGGVRSANLRAAQSRVSAAQDIFKKTQQDAVREMVVASNAVRSALQSYQAATRLTEAATITYDAALDAYRNGLGTITAATAADTGLLDARQARADAHMAALVAASNLAFVLGSMTSRDTPDLMLPR; this is encoded by the coding sequence ATGGCGGCACTGGTCGCCGGCTGCGCCAGCAATGCGGAAAGCCTCGCGCCCGCGTCGCCCACCCAACCCTGGACGCCGGGCAACAGGTCCGGCAGCAGCCTCCTGCCATCCAAAGGTGGCCAGGGAAGCACCGGGACCGATGCGCAAGCCAGGGACTTCTCCGTTCTTGGCAATCCCGCAGTCGCGGATATGCCGCCACCGCCGCAAACGCAGGCTGGCAAGGTCTACCAGCTGCCGGAACTCATCGACATCGCGGCGCGCAACAATCCCACGACGCGTGTCGCCTGGGAACACGCGCGCCAATCCGCGCTCGCGGTCGGTATTGCCGAGGCGACGTTCCTGCCATCCATTTCCGCGAATGCCGTCGGCGGCGTGCAATCGACTGAAACACCGGTGCAGGCGCTCGGGGTTCAGCGCTATCTCGATACGACCGCGCGCGGCGTGACGTCATCGCTTGCGTTTCAGTGGTTGCTGTTCGACTTCGGCCAGCGAAGTGCCGTCGTCGATGCCGCCAAGCAAGTGTCGTTCGCCGCCAATGTGATGTTCAACGCCTCGCACCAGAGGCTGATCTTCTCGGTTACGCAGACCTATTATCAATACGGAGCCGCGCGCACACGCGTCGATATCGCCGAGCAAACTTTGCGCAACAGCCGCGCCATCTATGCCGCGGCGGTGCAGCGTGAAAAGGGAGGCATCGGGACGACCGTGGAGGTGGCGCAGGCGCGTCAGCAGGTCGCGCAATCGGAACTGCGCCGCGTCGTGGCACAGGGGCAGGAGCAGGATGCCTACCAAGCCCTGCTCGGCGCGATGGGTGTGTCGCCGACACTCGCCATCAAGGTCGCCAATGCCGGCAACCGCCGTCTTCCTTCAGCGGTCAATCTGCCGATGGACGACATGATCAAGCTGGCGCTCAGGCGCCGGCCGGACGTGCTGGCGAGCTATGCGACCATCAAGGCGAGCGAGGCCGGGGTGGACGCCGCGAAGGCGGATTACCTGCCGAAAGTCTTCGTGGCTGGCGGCGTGGCAACCGGCAGCGGAAGCTTCAATGCCAGCGGCCTCCCGACCATCGGGCAGCAGACCTCGGCGACGGGGGTCCTGGTGGGGGCCACCATGCCGCTGTTCGACGGCGGTGTGCGGAGTGCCAACCTGCGCGCCGCCCAGTCGCGGGTTTCCGCCGCGCAGGACATCTTCAAGAAGACCCAGCAGGACGCCGTGCGTGAGATGGTGGTTGCATCCAACGCGGTGCGATCCGCGCTTCAGTCTTATCAGGCCGCGACGCGCTTGACCGAGGCGGCCACGATCACCTACGACGCGGCTCTTGACGCCTATCGCAACGGGCTCGGGACTATCACGGCCGCGACGGCCGCCGACACGGGCTTGCTCGACGCCCGCCAGGCCCGCGCCGATGCCCATATGGCGGCCTTGGTGGCGGCCTCCAATCTTGCGTTCGTGCTCGGCTCCATGACATCGCGCGACACCCCTGATCTCATGCTTCCGCGATAA